One window from the genome of bacterium HR11 encodes:
- a CDS encoding Putative anti-sigma factor antagonist has protein sequence MQIREREVGDVTVLDVSGKITIGEGDVQLRNKIHELFERGRRKILLNLGEVSYMDSAGIGELVAAYTAARNRGCDLKLLNLTKKVQDLLTITHLMTVFEVYKDEAEALKSFSQ, from the coding sequence ATGCAAATTCGGGAACGTGAGGTCGGAGACGTGACGGTCCTGGACGTCTCCGGCAAGATTACGATCGGCGAGGGTGATGTCCAACTGCGGAACAAAATCCACGAACTCTTCGAGCGGGGTCGGCGGAAGATCCTCTTGAACTTGGGGGAGGTATCTTACATGGACAGTGCCGGGATCGGCGAGCTGGTCGCCGCCTACACGGCGGCCCGCAATCGGGGCTGTGATCTGAAACTCCTGAACCTGACCAAGAAGGTCCAAGACCTCCTGACCATCACGCACCTGATGACGGTCTTCGAGGTTTATAAAGACGAAGCCGAGGCCCTGAAGAGCTTCTCCCAGTAA